In one Portunus trituberculatus isolate SZX2019 chromosome 31, ASM1759143v1, whole genome shotgun sequence genomic region, the following are encoded:
- the LOC123511067 gene encoding vicilin-like seed storage protein At2g18540, translated as MYSGDLHATLGVARDASLQEMRRAYRRRALALHPDKNPHDAHGATARFQQLQAAFQVLCCAQEGGKHKASSHRSRKEERKQRRRKEKATEKEERRQRRKREEWLKKRKEENERRRRQRAEEWLRGGEEERVARQRAERQHLQHTLRRRRLQAWLDREARQARRLAKDMARGARREKQREQERRSQAEEEARREAQRRQEERDTADWTRRKVEQVEAWFRRDEEERRRREEQLRRYRRLEERWRREAWEKRRRMGEEGGRGTHKQE; from the coding sequence ATGTACAGCGGCGACTTGCACGCGACCCTGGGCGTGGCGCGTGACGCGTCCCTCCAAGAGATGCGGAGGGCATACCGCCGCAGGGCTCTCGCCCTACACCCCGACAAGAATCCCCATGATGCCCATGGCGCCACGGCCAGGTTCCAGCAGCTGCAGGCGGCTTTCCAGGTTCTGTGCTGCGCCCAGGAGGGCGGCAAGCACAAAGCCTCAAGccacagaagcaggaaggaggaaaggaaacaaaggaggaggaaggagaaggcgacggagaaagaggaaagaaggcaaagaaggaagagagaagaatggctGAAGaagcggaaggaagaaaacgagaggaggcGGCGACAGAGAGCGGAGGAGTGGCTGCGGGGCGGAGAGGAGGAGCGAGTGGCGAGGCAGCGGGCGGAGAGGCAGCACCTGCAGCACACACTGAGGCGGCGGAGGCTGCAGGCGTGGCTGGACAGAGAGGCGAGGCAGGCCAggagactggccaaggacaTGGCGAGGGGGGcgaggagagagaagcagagggagcaggagaggaggagccaggcagaggaagaggcgaGGAGGGAAGCACAGCGGcggcaggaggagagagacacgGCGGATTGGACGCGGCGTAaggtggagcaggtggaggcGTGGTTCAGgcgggacgaggaggagaggaggaggagggaggagcagtTACGCCGCTACAGAAGGCTGGAGGAACGCTGGCGGCGGGAGgcgtgggagaagaggaggaggatgggagaggagggagggagaggaacacaCAAGCAGGagtga